The Cohnella abietis genome has a segment encoding these proteins:
- a CDS encoding DNA-binding response regulator produces the protein MDFETAYSKFKEKHKKARHGESLRRLTEGHGHGEKLLLQNIWWPAFQNFDNLYPEYEVSDFKDGTRFLDYAFLLNYVMLDIECDGFNPHAKEISRTKFSDNLMRQNHLILDGWKVLRFSYDDVVERPRMCQQVLQQFMGKWITVKKGDQVASLSAEERDILRMALRRGRIVRPGDICHLLAVENQKARKLLQSLYRKQLVTPSGKGIDRIFSYRLAESVTSDDLGL, from the coding sequence GTGGACTTTGAGACGGCTTATTCTAAATTTAAGGAGAAGCACAAAAAAGCAAGACACGGGGAAAGCTTACGCAGACTAACTGAAGGACATGGACATGGCGAAAAATTATTACTCCAAAACATATGGTGGCCAGCGTTCCAAAATTTTGACAACTTATATCCAGAATACGAGGTGAGTGACTTTAAGGATGGGACAAGATTTTTAGATTATGCTTTCCTATTGAATTATGTGATGTTGGATATAGAATGTGATGGCTTTAATCCTCATGCCAAGGAAATCAGCCGCACCAAATTCTCAGATAATCTTATGCGACAAAATCACCTCATTCTCGATGGATGGAAGGTTCTGCGTTTCTCTTATGATGACGTTGTTGAACGTCCGCGGATGTGCCAGCAAGTCCTTCAACAATTTATGGGCAAATGGATTACTGTTAAAAAGGGGGACCAAGTCGCAAGTTTGTCTGCAGAGGAGCGAGATATTTTGCGTATGGCATTAAGGCGTGGGAGAATCGTACGACCAGGAGACATCTGTCACCTGTTAGCGGTAGAAAATCAGAAAGCTAGAAAGCTCCTCCAAAGCCTCTACAGAAAACAACTTGTCACGCCTTCTGGGAAGGGCATTGATCGTATTTTTAGTTATAGGCTTGCTGAATCTGTAACCTCAGACGACCTCGGCTTGTGA